In Elephas maximus indicus isolate mEleMax1 chromosome 4, mEleMax1 primary haplotype, whole genome shotgun sequence, a genomic segment contains:
- the LOC126076100 gene encoding cytochrome P450 2D17-like — MGLLIGEGLVLLAVAVAAFLLMVDLMHRRARWAANYPPGPMPMPGLGNLLQLDFEDMPYSLGQLRRRFGDVFSIQLAWTPVVVLNGLKAVREALVLRGEDTADRPPVPVYEHLGFGPRAQGRPFRPNALLNKAVSNVIASLVHGRRFDYDDPTLLKLLELADAGLKEDSTFMREMLNAVPVLLNVPGLASKVFSAQKAFVVLMDKLVGEHRETRDPAQPPRDLTDAFLDEVEKAKEKPESSFTNENLRLVLADLFNAGMVTTSTTLDWALLLMLLHPDVQRRVQQEIDEVIGQVRQPQMEDQARMPFTTAVVHEVQRFGDIVPLGVPHMTSRDTEVQGFLIPKGTTLICNLSSVLKDEAVWEQPFRFHPEHFLDAQGRFVKQEAFMPFSAGRRLCLGEPLARMELFLFFTCLLQRFSFLVPAGQPRPSDHGVYAFLFTPFPYQLCAVPR, encoded by the exons ATGGGGCTACTGATTGGGGAAGGCCTGGTGCTTCTGGCAGTGGCCGTGGCCGCCTTCCTGCTCATGGTGGACTTGATGCACCGGCGTGCACGCTGGGCTGCAAACTACCCTCCAGGCCCTATGCCAATGCCTGGGCTGGGCAACCTGCTGCAGCTGGACTTCGAGGACATGCCATACAGCTTAGGCCAG CTGCGGCGCCGCTTTGGGGACGTGTTCAGCATCCAGCTGGCCTGGACACCCGTGGTTGTGCTCAACGGGCTGAAAGCCGTGCGTGAGGCCCTGGTGCTCCGCGGCGAGGACACGGCCGACCGCCCACCTGTACCCGTCTATGAGCACCTGGGCTTCGGGCCGCGGGCGCAAG GACGCCCCTTCAGGCCCAACGCGCTGCTGAACAAAGCGGTGAGCAACGTGATCGCCTCCCTCGTCCATGGGCGCCGCTTCGACTATGACGACCCCACCTTGCTCAAACTCCTGGAGCTGGCGGACGCAGGACTGAAGGAGGATTCAACCTTCATGCGCGAG ATGCTGAACGCGGTCCCGGTGCTCCTGAACGTCCCGGGGCTGGCCAGCAAGGTCTTCTCGGCACAGAAGGCCTTCGTGGTCCTAATGGATAAACTGGTCGGCGAGCACCGGGAGACGCGGGACCCGGCCCAGCCGCCCCGCGACCTGACCGATGCCTTCCTGGATGAGGTGGAGAAG GCCAAGGAGAAACCGGAGAGCAGCTTCACTAATGAGAACCTGCGCTTGGTGTTGGCCGACCTGTTCAACGCTGGGATGGTGACCACCTCGACCACACTGGACTGGGCACTTCTGCTTATGCTCCTGCACCCGGACGTGCAGC GCCGTGTCCAGCAGGAGATCGACGAGGTGATAGGGCAGGTTCGGCAACCTCAGATGGAGGACCAGGCCCGCATGCCCTTCACCACAGCAGTGGTCCATGAGGTGCAACGCTTTGGGGACATAGTGCCACTGGGTGTGCCTCACATGACGTCCCGTGACACTGAAGTGCAGGGATTCCTCATCCCCAAG GGCACGACGCTCATCTGCAACCTGTCATCGGTGCTGAAGGATGAGGCTGTCTGGGAGCAGCCATTCCGTTTTCACCCCGAGCACTTCCTGGATGCCCAGGGCCGCTTCGTGAAGCAGGAGGCTTTCATGCCTTTCTCAGCAG GCCGTCGCTTATGCCTTGGGGAGCCCCTGGCACGCATGGAACTCTTTCTCTTCTTCACCTGCCTCCTGCAGCGCTTCAGCTTCTTGGTGCCTGCCGGACAGCCCCGGCCCAGTGACCATGGTGTCTATGCCTTCCTGTTCACCCCATTCCCCTACCAGCTCTGTGCTGTGCCCCGCTAA